One region of Solanum pennellii chromosome 6, SPENNV200 genomic DNA includes:
- the LOC107021919 gene encoding probable myosin-binding protein 5 → MASGSFKCFVDQKLGKFAVFFLYAILEWVLIIVLFVDGFLAFFSNEFAKFFELNIPCLLCTRIDHVLVNRNSSFYYNESICEVHKKDLSALAYCHVHKKLSEIKNMCEGCLLSFATERDADCERYKSLAGVLKKDIDCFAGDDARLTVRTGKKELDEAIQIERGVVARCSCCGEPLKMRSKFARNASINGRSYSQAPAPSPRASPRAPLLGAWRNIEEVRHLESPRSVRYTELKFTQDDEGPSHGGKEDMKAATMPLLPDSEDTNIDSSCKTPNNTRNRFFGIPLSDSAQASPRFSHHRPRKSWISDKLDFTSEANDLNSVPSDLEEDVLNRLKKQVRLDRKSLVELYMELDEERSASAIAANNAMAMITRLQAEKAAVEMEAFQYQRMMEEQAEYDQEALQFMNDDLLKKEDEMKLLQVELETYREKYGLIKTIGSEVCEVDDDEDYQELKSQCLSSISERSDCASPFEADHHRVNERLFECPAENGGVNVEESQLDFEKQRSYLMGLLTDVVEKIQISPEEGPHTLEPKTIEQKGNENKAALTREVSLIRERLRAIEAESGFLKHAAMTLQSGDEGSKLLTEIAQHLQNLRHTSNTSSEYADAGHQSS, encoded by the exons ATGGCTTCAGGTTCATTCAAGTGTTTTGTTGATCAAAAGTTGGGCAAATTTGCAGTTTTCTTCTTATATGCTATTCTTGAATGGGTGTTGATCATTGTCCTTTTTGTTGATGGTTTTCTTGCATTCTTTTCTAATGAATTTGCCAAGTTTTTCGAATTGAATATCCCGTGTTTGCTTTGCACAAGGATTGATCATGTTCTCGTCAATAGGAACTCGAGTTTCTATTACAATGAATCCATTTGTGAGGTTCATAAGAAGGACCTTTCTGCACTTGCATATTGTCATGTTCATAAGAAGCTGTCTGAAATCAAGAATATGTGTGAAGGTTGTCTTTTGTCATTTGCAACAGAGAGAGATGCTGATTGTGAGAG GTATAAATCACTAGCTGGGGTTTTGAAAAAGGACATTGATTGCTTTGCTGGAGATGATGCAAGACTTACTGTGAGAACAGGTAAGAAGGAACTGGATGAGGCCATCCAAATTGAGAGGGGCGTAGTTGCGAGGTGTTCTTGTTGTGGAGAGCCTCTAAAAATGAGGTCAAAATTTGCAAGGAATGCGTCGATAAATGGAAGGTCTTATTCTCAAGCTCCTGCTCCATCTCCTCGCGCTTCTCCTAGAGCTCCGTTACTAGGAGCATGGAGAAATATTGAGGAAGTACGCCATCTAGAATCGCCTCGCAGTGTTAGGTACACAGAGCTCAAGTTCACACAAGATGATGAAGGCCCCTCACATGGAG GTAAAGAGGATATGAAAGCTGCTACTATGCCATTGCTACCAGATTCAGAGGACACAAATATTGATTCCTCTTGCAAAACTCCAAATAATACAAGAAACAGATTTTTTGGTATCCCATTATCAGACTCAGCTCAAGCAAGTCCCAGGTTCTCTCATCATAGGCCAAGGAAGTCATGGATTAGTGATAAACTTGACTTCACTTCAGAGGCTAACGACTTGAATAGTGTACCGAGTGATTTAGAAGAAGACGTCTTGAATCGCTTAAAGAAACAGGTCCGTTTGGACCGTAAGTCTCTTGTGGAACTATACATGGAATTGGATGAAGAAAGAAGTGCTTCTGCTATTGCAGCTAATAATGCTATGGCAATGATCACTCGTCTGCAAGCGGAGAAAGCAGCTGTTGAAATGGAAGCCTTTCAGTATCAGAGAATGATGGAAGAACAAGCAGAATATGACCAAGAGGCTTTGCAGTTCATGAACGATGATCTTTTGAAGAAAGAGGACGAGATGAAGCTCTTACAAGTTGAACTCGAGACTTATAGGGAGAAATATGGACTTATAAAGACAATAGGTAGTGAGGTTTGTGaagttgatgatgatgaagattaTCAAGAACTGAAATCTCAGTGTTTATCATCTATTAGTGAGAGATCAGATTGTGCCAGCCCTTTTGAAGCAGATCATCATAGAGTAAACGAGCGCCTTTTTGAATGTCCCGCGGAAAATGGAGGGGTGAATGTGGAAGAATCACAACTTGATTTTGAGAAACAAAGATCATATCTTATGGGCTTGTTGACGGATGTCGTAGAGAAAATCCAAATATCTCCTGAAGAAGGACCTCATACATTAGAACCAAAGACAATCGAGCAAAAAG GAAATGAAAATAAGGCCGCTCTTACAAGAGAAGTGTCGTTAATACGAGAGAGGTTGAGAGCCATAGAAGCAGAAAGTGGCTTCTTAAAACATGCTGCCATGACATTACAGAGTGGTGATGAAGGAAGCAAACTCTTGACTGAGATAGCTCAACATCTGCAGAATCTTAGACACACGTCTAATACCTCATCGGAGTATGCAGATGCAGGGCATCAATCCAGTTAA